A region of Salarchaeum japonicum DNA encodes the following proteins:
- a CDS encoding DUF6036 family nucleotidyltransferase has translation MRARFDSSYIRSELERIGEQLDDPLTVFLIGGGAMAFQDLKTTTKDIDLIVASGDDLGQLQAVLLELGYDIVREPDEEYEALGAQRILENDDGCRIDIFHQQVIDKLVLSDGIRKRSERYLNPSNLVVELVSPEDIFLFKAVAGRVDDIEDMFSLLQTDLDFDVVEAELAAQIDLLDQELFVTYVNEALADLTEQHNVRTPLHEPVAEITERVYEELEVLHALDEPKSMPALQQELDYTTVELQDIVSRLEEKDAVKGTADRIERLSTTI, from the coding sequence ATGAGGGCGCGATTCGACAGTTCGTACATTCGGTCGGAACTCGAGCGCATCGGCGAGCAGCTAGACGACCCACTCACTGTCTTCTTGATCGGCGGTGGGGCAATGGCGTTCCAGGATCTCAAGACCACTACCAAGGATATCGATCTCATCGTCGCATCCGGTGATGACCTCGGGCAGCTCCAAGCAGTACTGCTCGAACTTGGTTACGATATCGTTCGGGAACCGGACGAAGAATACGAAGCGCTCGGTGCTCAGCGAATCCTCGAGAACGATGATGGGTGTCGAATCGACATCTTTCACCAGCAGGTAATCGATAAACTGGTTCTTTCTGACGGGATTCGGAAGCGTAGCGAGCGGTACCTCAACCCCAGCAACTTGGTGGTCGAACTCGTGAGCCCAGAGGACATCTTCCTATTCAAGGCGGTCGCCGGACGGGTGGACGATATCGAAGATATGTTTTCGCTGCTGCAGACTGACCTCGATTTCGACGTCGTCGAAGCAGAACTCGCCGCGCAGATCGACCTCTTGGATCAAGAGCTATTCGTAACATACGTGAACGAGGCGTTGGCCGATCTCACCGAGCAACACAACGTGAGGACACCCCTGCATGAGCCGGTCGCGGAGATTACAGAGCGCGTATACGAGGAACTCGAAGTGCTTCACGCCCTCGACGAACCGAAATCTATGCCTGCCCTCCAGCAGGAACTCGATTACACCACGGTTGAATTACAGGATATCGTGAGTCGTCTCGAGGAGAAAGACGCAGTCAAGGGAACCGCTGATCGCATCGAGCGTCTTTCGACGACGATCTGA
- a CDS encoding DUF7558 family protein, with product MQQTLTGCAFCDAPPSTETGDAHTWGEDERVTHPICVDCAIQMEPDPDERDRDACDGCGLVVDALAALTRFRVELGHLEGPLQLCARCSPGGPATYWTHDLDEHLVE from the coding sequence ATGCAGCAGACGCTTACAGGGTGTGCGTTCTGCGACGCTCCGCCCAGCACCGAGACTGGCGACGCCCACACCTGGGGGGAAGATGAGCGGGTCACCCACCCTATCTGCGTCGACTGCGCGATCCAGATGGAGCCGGATCCCGACGAGCGCGATCGCGACGCCTGCGATGGCTGTGGGCTCGTCGTCGACGCTCTCGCGGCGCTCACGCGCTTCCGTGTGGAACTCGGCCATCTCGAGGGGCCGCTGCAGCTGTGTGCGCGATGTAGTCCTGGCGGGCCCGCGACGTACTGGACGCACGACCTCGATGAGCATCTCGTTGAGTGA
- a CDS encoding phage NrS-1 polymerase family protein yields the protein MSESSIDESEAIPETLRERDQWVCWREEERDGKSTKIPVTPGGGGFASSTESETWASFETALDYTETAHADGVGFVFTDDDPIVGVDLDDCRDPETGDVDDAALDIIERLDSYTEVSPSGTGYHVLIRGELPEGRNRRGSIELYDTARFFTVTGDHVERTPTCVARRQDALRAIHREYVQETERDTAAESEQRGSADDESPTTGAAGVDVDLEDEDLLEKARNASNGEKFERLWNGNTAGYDSQSEADMALCCLLAFWTGGDRTQMDHLFRQSGLLREKWDEVHYADGSTYGEKTIERAIATTSEFYDPDAGDDTADEIPATSSPDVGAADSERSRAYLAEKNQILSDRVDELEATLTEKTERIDALEAEVKRLTDELATRGQEEECQGEHAATTSENSSESESSSLLGRLFGGRSK from the coding sequence ATGAGTGAGAGTAGTATCGACGAATCGGAGGCGATTCCGGAGACGCTACGCGAACGGGACCAGTGGGTGTGCTGGCGCGAAGAGGAGCGGGACGGCAAGTCGACGAAGATTCCGGTGACGCCGGGAGGTGGGGGGTTCGCGTCATCAACAGAGTCGGAGACCTGGGCGAGCTTCGAGACAGCGCTCGACTACACCGAGACGGCACACGCCGATGGCGTTGGGTTCGTGTTTACCGACGACGATCCCATCGTCGGTGTCGACCTGGACGACTGCCGTGATCCTGAAACCGGCGACGTCGACGACGCGGCACTAGACATCATCGAGCGCCTCGACTCCTATACGGAGGTGTCACCGTCCGGCACCGGCTATCACGTCCTCATCAGGGGCGAACTTCCCGAGGGGCGGAACCGTCGCGGGAGCATCGAACTGTACGACACGGCACGATTTTTCACCGTCACTGGCGATCACGTCGAGCGGACACCAACGTGCGTCGCACGTCGACAGGACGCGCTCAGAGCGATTCACCGTGAGTACGTTCAGGAGACAGAGCGTGACACGGCAGCAGAGTCCGAACAGCGTGGTAGCGCTGACGACGAGTCACCGACGACCGGTGCAGCCGGCGTTGACGTCGACCTCGAAGACGAGGACCTCCTCGAGAAAGCGCGGAATGCATCGAACGGCGAGAAGTTCGAGCGGCTCTGGAACGGGAACACAGCCGGCTACGACAGCCAGTCCGAGGCCGACATGGCGCTGTGCTGTCTGCTGGCGTTCTGGACCGGTGGCGACCGGACGCAGATGGATCACCTGTTTCGCCAGTCAGGATTGCTTCGGGAGAAGTGGGACGAGGTCCACTACGCTGATGGGTCGACGTATGGGGAGAAGACCATCGAGCGAGCAATTGCGACTACTTCGGAGTTCTACGACCCGGACGCCGGCGACGATACCGCGGACGAGATCCCCGCCACATCGTCGCCAGACGTCGGCGCTGCTGACTCGGAGCGGAGTCGCGCGTATCTCGCCGAGAAGAACCAGATCTTGAGCGACCGCGTCGACGAGCTCGAGGCGACACTCACGGAGAAAACCGAGCGCATCGACGCTCTCGAAGCGGAGGTCAAGCGACTCACTGACGAACTCGCCACCCGTGGCCAGGAGGAGGAGTGCCAGGGCGAGCACGCCGCTACTACGAGTGAGAACAGTAGTGAGTCAGAGTCATCCTCACTGTTGGGTCGGTTATTCGGCGGTCGGTCCAAGTAG